From Candidatus Schekmanbacteria bacterium RIFCSPLOWO2_02_FULL_38_14, a single genomic window includes:
- a CDS encoding UDP-N-acetylmuramoyl-L-alanyl-D-glutamate--2,6-diaminopimelate ligase, producing MLLKELIEILSEKSIYGNEYVDISGVEYDSRKVKEGSVFVAVKGMVDDGHLFIGDAVKSGAKAVVVNRGFSDINTVIQNGSVTAVAVPDSRKALALVANKFYGFPSKSLGLIGITGTNGKTTTSYLIESILSQDGKRTGLIGTISYHIGDRIVASSKTTPESLDLQRILKEMLESKSEFAVMEVSSHSLELDRVLGCNFTAAVYTNLSQEHLDFHGNMKNYLESKKRLFKMLDAVPDDKLQPFAVINADDLMACEIKDAVSVRAITYGLKPGVDVRAVDLKGDFNGIRSRILFPDDEIEVFSPLIGEFNIYNILASAATAYYLGVRKDEIKKGIESLKSVPGRFQRVEWKGGFDVIVDYAHTPDALLRCLIEAKKISGGYVITVFGCGGNRDKSKRPVMGKIASELSDIVFITSDNPRREDPLKIIDDIKAGINGEKNNGKVRIVPDRKKAIFKALEAAKPNDLVIIAGKGHENYQILGEKIIHFDDREVIMEKLEEIKVQ from the coding sequence ATGCTATTAAAGGAACTTATAGAAATTCTTTCTGAAAAAAGTATTTATGGGAATGAATATGTTGATATTTCAGGTGTTGAATATGACTCAAGAAAGGTTAAAGAGGGTTCAGTTTTTGTTGCTGTCAAAGGGATGGTTGATGACGGGCATCTTTTTATAGGCGATGCAGTAAAGAGCGGGGCAAAGGCAGTTGTTGTAAATAGAGGCTTTTCTGACATCAATACAGTAATACAGAATGGGTCAGTCACTGCAGTAGCAGTTCCGGATTCAAGAAAAGCTCTCGCGCTTGTTGCAAATAAATTCTATGGATTTCCAAGCAAAAGCCTTGGGCTCATAGGCATAACAGGGACAAACGGCAAGACAACCACTTCATATCTCATTGAATCAATTCTCAGTCAAGACGGAAAAAGGACAGGACTGATTGGAACTATAAGTTATCATATTGGAGACAGGATTGTGGCATCTTCAAAAACAACTCCGGAATCCCTTGACCTTCAGAGAATTTTAAAAGAGATGTTAGAATCCAAAAGTGAATTTGCGGTTATGGAAGTATCTTCACATTCTTTGGAACTTGATAGAGTTCTTGGATGCAATTTTACTGCAGCAGTTTATACAAATCTTTCACAGGAACATCTGGATTTTCACGGGAATATGAAAAATTATCTTGAATCAAAGAAAAGGCTTTTCAAAATGCTGGATGCAGTTCCGGATGATAAGCTGCAACCCTTTGCAGTAATCAATGCTGATGACCTGATGGCTTGCGAAATTAAAGACGCGGTTTCTGTCAGAGCAATAACATACGGGCTTAAGCCGGGGGTGGATGTAAGAGCCGTTGATTTAAAAGGTGATTTTAACGGAATCAGAAGCAGAATTTTATTCCCTGATGATGAGATAGAAGTCTTTTCTCCTTTAATAGGTGAGTTCAACATATATAATATTTTAGCCTCTGCAGCAACTGCCTATTATCTTGGCGTCAGGAAGGATGAAATTAAAAAAGGGATAGAATCGTTAAAATCTGTTCCGGGAAGATTTCAGCGCGTTGAATGGAAAGGCGGCTTTGATGTCATAGTTGATTATGCCCATACTCCTGATGCTTTGCTCAGATGCTTAATAGAGGCAAAGAAGATTTCAGGGGGATATGTCATAACTGTTTTTGGATGTGGCGGGAACAGAGACAAAAGCAAAAGGCCTGTAATGGGAAAAATTGCTTCTGAGCTGAGTGATATAGTTTTTATCACCTCAGACAATCCAAGGCGTGAAGACCCTCTTAAGATAATTGATGATATCAAAGCCGGGATAAATGGAGAAAAAAACAACGGTAAAGTCAGAATAGTTCCTGACAGAAAAAAGGCAATTTTTAAGGCTCTGGAAGCAGCGAAACCAAATGACCTCGTTATTATTGCAGGGAAGGGGCATGAAAACTATCAGATTCTTGGTGAAAAGATAATCCATTTTGATGACAGAGAAGTGATTATGGAAAAACTTGAAGAGATAAAGGTGCAATGA
- a CDS encoding 16S rRNA (cytosine(1402)-N(4))-methyltransferase, with product MNSFHTPVLAEEVLESLRCDRKGIYVDCTLGGGGHSEEILKVTDPASVVIGIDQDEEAIRVASERLKEFGAGFRVLKGNFRDIEGILERENIREIDGILFDLGVSGYQIDEQSRGFSFRKAGPLDMRMDIRKKTTAFDLINSLPQKELENVIRSFGEEKWAGRIARVIVKVRSEKNILTTTELAEIISNIIPKSNWPGKIHPATKTFQALRIKVNEELEILTPALTSAISKLSSGGRICVISYHSLEDRIVKEVFNKKAKGCICPPRFPECRCNVRPVLKIINKKPVRASESEIAQNPRARSAKLRAGERI from the coding sequence ATGAACTCATTTCATACTCCTGTTCTTGCAGAGGAAGTTTTAGAATCTTTAAGATGTGACAGAAAAGGGATTTATGTTGATTGTACTCTCGGGGGAGGCGGGCATAGCGAGGAGATTTTAAAGGTAACAGACCCTGCAAGCGTTGTGATTGGTATTGACCAGGATGAAGAGGCAATCAGGGTTGCTTCGGAAAGATTAAAAGAGTTTGGCGCAGGATTCAGGGTATTAAAAGGAAATTTCAGGGATATTGAAGGAATACTTGAAAGAGAAAATATCAGAGAGATTGATGGCATTCTTTTTGACCTTGGCGTTTCAGGCTATCAGATAGATGAACAGTCAAGAGGGTTCAGCTTCAGAAAGGCAGGACCTCTTGATATGAGAATGGACATAAGAAAAAAGACAACAGCTTTTGATTTAATAAACAGTTTACCTCAGAAGGAGCTTGAAAATGTAATAAGAAGTTTTGGAGAGGAAAAGTGGGCAGGCAGGATTGCGAGGGTTATAGTTAAGGTAAGATCTGAAAAAAATATATTAACTACTACCGAGTTAGCAGAAATCATTTCAAATATCATTCCTAAATCCAACTGGCCCGGTAAAATCCACCCTGCTACAAAAACTTTCCAAGCCTTAAGAATAAAGGTTAATGAAGAACTGGAAATCCTGACTCCTGCATTAACATCTGCAATCTCAAAATTAAGTTCCGGAGGAAGGATTTGCGTCATCTCCTACCATTCATTAGAGGACAGGATTGTGAAAGAAGTTTTCAATAAAAAGGCAAAGGGCTGTATCTGCCCTCCAAGATTTCCTGAGTGCAGATGCAATGTAAGACCCGTTTTGAAGATTATTAACAAAAAACCTGTCCGTGCTTCTGAATCAGAGATTGCGCAAAATCCAAGGGCAAGAAGCGCAAAGCTCAGGGCAGGAGAAAGGATATAA
- a CDS encoding division/cell wall cluster transcriptional repressor MraZ, which yields MFQGTFNHTIDAKGRVSIPSKFREVLREKYSEEVVLTRDPDKCLVAYPLAEWNVLVEKLKQLSNLDEDQKKARRYLLSFAEKCALDKTGRILIPPMLREHAHLEKDVFITGNSDTFEIWDKKVWEEYNKDMPDVFKNIKEKLERIGL from the coding sequence ATGTTTCAGGGAACATTTAATCATACGATTGATGCAAAGGGGAGAGTCAGCATTCCTTCTAAATTCAGAGAAGTATTAAGAGAAAAATATTCTGAAGAGGTGGTGCTGACCCGCGATCCTGACAAGTGTCTTGTTGCATATCCTTTAGCAGAGTGGAATGTTCTGGTGGAAAAACTCAAGCAGCTTTCAAACCTTGATGAAGACCAGAAGAAAGCAAGAAGATACCTGCTTTCCTTTGCTGAAAAATGCGCCCTTGACAAGACAGGAAGAATTCTTATTCCTCCAATGCTGAGAGAACATGCCCATCTTGAAAAGGATGTGTTTATTACCGGCAACTCTGACACATTTGAAATATGGGACAAGAAGGTATGGGAGGAATATAACAAAGATATGCCCGACGTTTTTAAGAATATAAAAGAGAAGCTTGAGAGGATAGGGCTATAA
- a CDS encoding pyrophosphate--fructose-6-phosphate 1-phosphotransferase: MRIGVLTGGGDCPGLNAAIRAIVRRSSSYGYEVLGIKKGWHGLIYGETEPLTNFSVSGILHVGGTIIGTSRTNPFKKEEHLQRLMENYRKFGIDALIAIGGEDTLGVANRLSQIGLKVLGVPKTIDNDVDGTDFTFGFDTAVSIVTEAIDRLHSTAEAHDRIMVVEVMGRHAGWIATFGGIAGGADIILIPEVPFDIDEVCNMLRKRHSRGKNFSIVVVAEGSKPKELDRPVTTSDQRDDFGHIKLGGIGSFLASEIEKRTGYDTRVTVLGHIQRGGTPTAYDRVLATRFGVAAVDLVKDGIFGKMMAFHCNKIVTVDLAEAVGKLKTLDMEIYEIAKVFFG, translated from the coding sequence ATGAGAATCGGAGTACTAACAGGAGGAGGAGACTGTCCGGGGCTTAATGCAGCAATAAGGGCAATTGTCAGAAGGTCAAGCTCATACGGATATGAAGTTCTGGGGATAAAAAAAGGATGGCACGGTCTTATTTACGGAGAGACTGAACCCCTCACAAATTTTTCAGTATCAGGAATACTTCATGTTGGAGGAACAATCATCGGAACATCAAGGACAAACCCGTTTAAGAAAGAAGAACATCTGCAGAGATTAATGGAGAATTATAGAAAATTTGGAATCGATGCCTTAATTGCTATTGGAGGAGAAGATACCCTTGGGGTTGCCAATCGGCTTTCTCAGATAGGACTAAAAGTGCTTGGAGTTCCAAAAACAATCGACAATGATGTTGACGGAACAGATTTTACTTTTGGCTTTGATACAGCAGTAAGCATTGTTACAGAAGCAATTGACCGGCTCCATTCAACCGCAGAAGCCCATGACCGCATAATGGTAGTTGAGGTCATGGGCAGGCATGCCGGCTGGATTGCTACCTTTGGAGGGATTGCAGGAGGAGCAGATATAATTCTCATCCCCGAGGTCCCATTTGATATTGATGAGGTTTGCAATATGCTGAGGAAACGCCACAGCAGGGGAAAAAACTTCAGCATTGTGGTTGTTGCAGAAGGCTCAAAACCAAAGGAACTCGATAGACCGGTTACAACAAGCGATCAGAGGGATGATTTCGGACATATTAAGCTCGGCGGCATAGGAAGTTTTCTTGCTTCAGAGATTGAAAAAAGGACCGGTTATGACACAAGGGTAACTGTTCTTGGCCATATTCAGAGGGGAGGCACGCCAACAGCTTATGACAGAGTCCTTGCAACTAGGTTTGGAGTTGCCGCAGTGGATTTGGTTAAAGACGGAATTTTCGGAAAAATGATGGCATTTCACTGCAACAAAATTGTGACAGTTGACCTTGCAGAGGCAGTTGGTAAACTTAAAACCCTTGATATGGAAATCTACGAAATCGCAAAAGTTTTCTTTGGCTAA